One Sodalinema gerasimenkoae IPPAS B-353 DNA segment encodes these proteins:
- the rpiA gene encoding ribose-5-phosphate isomerase RpiA, which produces MSDDAVTLMKQQVGKAAADRVQSGTIVGLGTGSTTAYAIQYIGERLQKGELKDIKGIPTSFQASVLAKKYGIPLTSLDEVDRIDVAIDGADEVDPQKQLIKGGGAAHTREKIVDSLAEQFIVVVDSSKLVEKLGLGFLLPVEVIPMAMTPVMRAIQGLGGEPTLRMGVKKAGPVVTDEGNLVIDVKFPNGIENPAELEKTLNNIPGVLENGLFVDTADVILVGEVKDGQPSVREA; this is translated from the coding sequence ATGAGTGATGATGCCGTCACCCTAATGAAACAACAGGTCGGGAAAGCCGCCGCCGATCGCGTCCAATCGGGAACCATCGTCGGACTCGGAACCGGATCAACCACCGCCTACGCCATCCAATATATTGGCGAACGGCTGCAAAAGGGAGAACTCAAGGATATTAAAGGGATTCCTACCTCCTTCCAAGCCTCGGTGTTGGCCAAGAAATACGGGATTCCCCTCACCAGTCTTGATGAAGTTGATCGCATTGACGTGGCGATCGATGGCGCCGATGAAGTCGACCCCCAAAAACAACTGATTAAAGGCGGTGGCGCGGCCCATACTCGCGAAAAAATTGTAGACTCTCTCGCCGAACAGTTTATCGTTGTGGTGGACTCGTCTAAGTTAGTCGAGAAATTAGGCTTAGGCTTTTTGCTTCCGGTGGAAGTCATCCCCATGGCCATGACTCCGGTGATGCGCGCCATTCAAGGCCTCGGCGGTGAACCCACGTTACGGATGGGAGTCAAGAAAGCTGGCCCCGTCGTCACCGATGAAGGAAATCTGGTGATTGATGTCAAGTTCCCCAATGGAATTGAGAATCCGGCGGAGTTGGAGAAAACCCTCAATAATATCCCTGGGGTGTTGGAAAATGGTTTATTTGTCGATACCGCTGATGTGATTCTCGTCGGTGAAGTAAAAGACGGCCAGCCTAGCGTTCGCGAAGCGTAG
- a CDS encoding peroxiredoxin yields the protein MTLQLGDIAPDFTQDSSAGTINFHEWAGDSWVVLFSHPADYTPVCTTELGEVAKLKGEFEKRNAKVIALSVDDSDSHKGWIGDIEETQGTAVNYPILADADRKVSDLYGMIHPKADAKVTVRTVFVIDPNKKLRLTITYPPSTGRNFQEILRVIDSLQLTDNYQVATPVNWTDGDDCVVSPKIATEDAKKQFPKGVEEIKPYLRMTPQPNK from the coding sequence ATGACCCTACAACTCGGAGACATCGCCCCCGACTTTACCCAGGATTCCTCCGCAGGAACCATCAACTTCCATGAGTGGGCCGGCGATAGCTGGGTGGTGTTATTCTCCCACCCCGCCGACTATACCCCCGTTTGCACCACCGAACTCGGGGAAGTCGCCAAACTGAAAGGAGAATTTGAAAAACGCAACGCCAAAGTCATCGCCCTCAGCGTTGATGACAGCGACTCTCACAAAGGCTGGATTGGTGACATCGAGGAGACCCAAGGAACTGCCGTTAACTATCCCATTTTGGCCGACGCAGACCGCAAAGTCTCAGATTTGTACGGGATGATTCACCCCAAAGCCGATGCTAAGGTGACGGTGCGCACGGTGTTTGTCATCGATCCCAACAAAAAATTGCGTCTGACGATTACCTATCCCCCCAGTACCGGACGCAACTTCCAAGAAATCCTACGTGTCATCGATTCCTTACAACTGACGGATAACTACCAAGTGGCCACCCCCGTCAACTGGACCGATGGCGATGATTGTGTGGTTTCCCCCAAAATCGCCACGGAAGATGCCAAAAAACAATTTCCCAAAGGAGTCGAAGAAATCAAACCCTACCTGCGCATGACTCCCCAACCCAACAAATAA
- the vapB gene encoding type II toxin-antitoxin system VapB family antitoxin: protein MTPSSTDTANSLSETILEKLQDLPETQQQQILDYIEFLAQKYPKPQPRSKKPRVAGLHRGKVWISDDFNDPLPPEYWSGQD from the coding sequence ATGACCCCCTCCAGCACTGACACCGCCAATTCCCTCTCTGAGACGATTCTGGAGAAACTCCAAGACTTACCCGAGACGCAACAGCAACAGATCCTAGACTATATCGAGTTTCTGGCCCAGAAATATCCCAAACCACAGCCGCGATCGAAGAAACCCCGCGTCGCTGGCCTCCATCGGGGTAAAGTTTGGATATCTGACGATTTCAACGATCCCCTCCCCCCGGAATATTGGAGTGGTCAAGACTAA